In Thunnus maccoyii chromosome 11, fThuMac1.1, whole genome shotgun sequence, one genomic interval encodes:
- the LOC121907380 gene encoding cytohesin-interacting protein, whose product MNFNGLQRQSSQENHILDNTQRKNKSLWHRRSLRGNSDRHRQNTGTLSRVNKTIQTSTNSLVDYSDPQRITITLEKQDNETFGFDIQTYGLQQRNSSSVEMCTFVCRVQEDSAAESAGLTAGDVIITINGVSIEGFSHQHVLDLIRKSTNNLKMETVCGSVVKLIELEKKMNALKHSLRERLMELQELTLQEQRLTRGNLNDSILRLSMDSSGSLNSPKGHRGLRLSSDSSYRSMMTDDSDLASVFGDLSSPGPCSAASTNEDGCFFTDFPTQSMSRRFSSGSSNHHQALSRSSSSGMAGSSGSLSPCWDEKRVSSLFGTLPRKSRRGSVRRHIFKLIPGLQRSVEEEDMGTNSQ is encoded by the exons ATGAATTTCAATGGACTTCAGCGCCAGAGCAGCCAAGAAAATCACATTCTGGATAATACTCAGAGGAAGAATAAGTCTTTGTGGCACAGGCGATCACTGAGGGGAAACAGTGACCGACACCGGCAGAACACAGGCACTCTCTCCAGAGTAAACAAG ACCATACAAACTTCCACCAATTCACTGGTTGACTACTCCGACCCACAAAG AATCACAATTACACTGGAAAAGCAAGACAATGAAACATTTGGTTTTGACATTCAG ACTTATGGCCTGCAGCAGAGGAACAGCTCTTCAGTAGAGATGTGCACGTTTGTATGCAGGGTGCAGGAGGACAGCGCTGCTGAGAGTGCTGGCCTGACCGCAG GAGATGTTATCATCACCATCAACGGGGTCAGCATTGAGGGTTTCTCTCATCAGCACGTACTTGATCTGATAAGAAAGTCAACCAATAATCTAAA GATGGAGACTGTATGTGGGAGTGTGGTGAAGTTGATCGAGCTGGAGAAGAAGATGAACGCGCTTAAG CATTCACTACGTGAGAGATTGATGGAGCTGCAAGAGCTCACATTACAGGAACAAAGACTAACGCGAG GTAATTTGAATGACAGCATTCTCCGCCTCTCAATGGACTCTTCAGGATCTCTGAACTCCCCCAAAGGCCACCGTGGCCTCCGTTTATCAAGTGACAGTAGCTACAGGAGCATGATGACTGATGACAGTGACCTGGCCAGTGTGTTTGGGGATCTGAGCTCACCCGGCCCCTGCAGCGCAGCCAGCACCAATGAAGATGGCTGCTTCTTCACAGATTTTCCTACACAGAGCATGTCCAGGAGGTTTTCATCAGGCTCCAGCAATCATCATCAAGCCCTCAGCCGCTCCAGCAGCTCCGGTATGGCCGGCAGCAGCGGCTCCCTCTCTCCTTGCTGGGATGAAAAAAGGGTCTCCTCCTTGTTTGGTACCCTGCCCAGGAAAAGCAGGCGTGGTAGTGTTCGAAGACACATCTTCAAGTTAATTCCTGGACTCCAGCGATCAGTTGAAGAAGAAGACATGGGAACAAACTCTCAGTGA
- the LOC121907378 gene encoding activin receptor type-1C — translation MTCPRKQSFQAALIFLSIAQLTAGLKCVCQLCANHTCETAADGACWNSVMLIDGKEEAVKSCLSPSEMKGQVFCYSSPNVSKRNCCFTDFCNNKTLHLDPERPLEDPGWSRLQLSVVILVPSCLLCMGIVLGVFVVQGQRCAYSRAHKQDPEEPLDDQMLMSPDKCLKDLIYDMSTSGSGSGLPLLVQRTIARTIVLQETIGKGRFGEVWRGRWRGEDVAVKIFSSRDERSWFREAEIYQTIMLRHENILGFIAADNKDNGSWTQLWLVSEYHEHGSLFDYLNRYTVSLEGMVILALSIASGLAHLHMEIIGTQGKPAIAHRDLKSKNVLVKKSGTAVIADLGLAVKHDSTTNTIDIPSNHRVGTKRYMAPEILDETINMNSFESFKRADIYSLGLVLWELARRCSIRGLHEDYQLPYYDLVPSDPSIEDMKKVVCDQKLRPNIPNQWQSCEALRVMGKLMRECWYANPAARLTALRVKKTVAQLSVIKDVKD, via the exons GTCTGAAATGTGTGTGCCAGCTGTGCGCCAACCACACCTGTGAGACGGCGGCAGACGGCGCCTGCTGGAACTCTGTGATGTTGATCGATGGGAAAGAAGAGGCGGTCAAGTCTTGCCTGTCGCCCTCTGAGATGAAGGGCCAGGTTTTCTGCTACAGCTCCCCTAATGTCTCCAAGAGGAACTGCTGCTTCACTGACTTCTGCAACAACAAGACTCTGCACTTAGATCCAG aaAGGCCTTTGGAAGATCCTGGCTGGAGTaggctgcagctgtctgtggtGATCCTCGTGCCCTCTTGCCTGCTGTGTATGGGGATTGTACTGGGTGTGTTTGTTGTGCAGGGCCAACGCTGTGCCTACAGCAGAGCCCACAAGCAGGACCCAGAGGAGCCCTTGGATGACCAGATGCTCATGTCACCTGACAAATGTCTCAAAGATCTTATCTATGACATGAGCACCTCGGGCTCAGGATCAG GGCTGCCATTGCTGGTCCAACGAACCATAGCTCGAACCATTGTCCTGCAGGAGACCATTGGTAAGGGTCGATTTGGAGAGGTGTGGCGGGGCAGGTGGCGAGGAGAGGATGTTGCTGTAAAGATCTTCTCCTCCAGGGACGAGAGGTCCTGGTTCCGAGAAGCAGAGATTTATCAGACGATCATGCTCAGACATGAAAACATCCTGGGCTTCATTGCTGCTGACAATAAAG ATAATGGCTCATGGACTCAGCTGTGGTTGGTGTCAGAGTACCATGAGCATGGCTCCCTGTTTGACTACCTGAACAGGTACACAGTCTCTCTGGAGGGCATGGTCATTCTCGCTTTGTCCATAGCCAGCGGACTGGCACATCTCCACATGGAAATCATTGGCACGCAAG GGAAGCCTGCCATCGCTCACAGAGACCTGAAGTCTAAAAATGTCCTGGTGAAGAAGAGCGGCACGGCAGTCATCGCAGATTTGGGTTTGGCTGTGAAGCACGACTCCACCACAAACACTATAGACATACCGTCTAACCACAGAGTGGGGACCAAGAG GTACATGGCCCCAGAAATCCTGGATGAGACAATCAATATGAACAGCTTTGAGTCATTCAAGCGGGCAGATATCTACTCGCTAGGCCTGGTGTTGTGGGAACTGGCCCGAAGATGCTCTATTAGAG GACTTCATGAAGATTACCAGCTGCCTTACTACGACCTGGTGCCTTCAGATCCGTCCATTGAAGACATGAAGAAAGTGGTGTGTGATCAGAAActgagacccaacattcctaACCAGTGGCAGAGCTGTGAG GCTCTGCGTGTGATGGGCAAACTGATGAGAGAGTGCTGGTACGCCAACCCCGCTGCTCGACTCACTGCTCTGCGGGTCAAGAAAACCGTGGCTCAGCTGTCCGTCATCAAGGACGTCAAAGATTAG